From a single Cyclobacterium marinum DSM 745 genomic region:
- the eat gene encoding ethanolamine permease — protein MNQESKGNEQQLKKTLGPFMLWGLGVGYVISGNYFGWNLGLAEGGTLGAGIAIFFIIIMYITFTFSYTEMACAIPKAGGAFSYAERGLGKHLGFLAGMSQNIEFIFAPPAIASAIGAYFGIFFPELDALLIGIVAYLIFTGLNIVGLQVAATFELFITIIAVLGLLFFAGVTLPAFRVENLQINALPNGYMGIVAAIPFAIWFFLAIEGVANVAEETINPQKNILKGFGFALLTLVILCVLTFMAAVGVGGWEAIVYPDDSGVASDSPLPLAMGLVTGDNQIYFHLLAFIALFGLVASFNGIILAAGRTTFEFGRVGYAPKAIGAVNKKFKTPVNALIFNMIIGIIALFTGKTGEIITIAVFGALSLYILSMLAFLKLRKNEPELDRPFKVPYYPLFPMVALIIASLSLIAMIIYNFNLALLFFAMLLGAYLFFVLFLNKTKTS, from the coding sequence ATGAATCAAGAATCCAAAGGAAATGAACAACAATTAAAGAAGACATTAGGCCCATTTATGTTGTGGGGTTTGGGTGTTGGATATGTTATATCAGGAAATTATTTTGGATGGAATTTAGGACTTGCAGAAGGGGGGACACTAGGCGCTGGAATCGCCATTTTTTTCATTATTATAATGTATATCACCTTTACTTTTAGTTACACGGAGATGGCCTGTGCGATTCCCAAAGCCGGAGGTGCCTTCTCCTATGCAGAACGGGGGTTGGGAAAACACCTTGGGTTTTTGGCGGGTATGTCCCAGAACATTGAATTTATTTTTGCCCCACCTGCAATCGCTTCTGCTATAGGAGCTTATTTCGGGATATTTTTCCCTGAGTTGGACGCATTATTGATAGGGATAGTTGCTTATTTGATTTTTACCGGTCTAAATATAGTAGGTCTACAAGTGGCAGCTACTTTTGAATTATTTATCACAATAATAGCCGTTTTGGGATTGTTGTTTTTTGCAGGTGTTACATTGCCAGCCTTCAGGGTAGAAAACCTTCAAATCAATGCCTTGCCCAATGGCTACATGGGTATAGTTGCCGCCATTCCTTTTGCTATTTGGTTTTTTCTGGCCATCGAAGGTGTGGCCAATGTAGCTGAAGAGACCATTAATCCACAAAAAAATATTTTGAAAGGATTTGGCTTTGCCTTACTGACTTTGGTTATTTTATGTGTGCTTACTTTTATGGCGGCCGTTGGTGTTGGTGGCTGGGAAGCCATTGTATATCCTGATGATTCAGGCGTTGCTTCTGATTCTCCTTTGCCTTTGGCTATGGGACTAGTCACGGGTGACAACCAAATCTATTTCCATCTGTTGGCCTTTATTGCTCTTTTTGGGCTTGTGGCTTCTTTTAATGGGATCATCCTGGCCGCGGGACGTACCACCTTTGAATTTGGGCGAGTAGGATATGCTCCCAAAGCCATAGGAGCGGTGAATAAAAAATTTAAAACTCCTGTCAATGCCCTGATTTTTAATATGATCATCGGTATCATTGCTTTATTCACGGGTAAAACCGGGGAAATAATTACTATTGCTGTATTTGGTGCCTTAAGTTTATACATATTATCTATGCTTGCTTTTCTCAAGCTTAGAAAAAATGAACCAGAATTGGATAGGCCATTTAAAGTACCTTATTATCCTTTGTTTCCTATGGTTGCTTTGATCATCGCAAGCCTTTCATTGATTGCCATGATTATTTATAACTTTAATCTGGCCTTGTTGTTTTTCGCGATGCTATTGGGGGCTTATTTATTCTTTGTATTATTCCTTAACAAGACAAAAACTTCATGA